GGGACTTGTCGACGTCGTCGAGCGTCGTTACGGCGCAGGAGAATCTTCGCAGCCCGATCTGCTGAGAGTTCAAACGGAACTGGAGCGCCAGCGCACCATGCTTGAAGACTTGCGATCGAAACAGAAAGCCGTGCGCGCCCGAATCAACGCAGCGCTCGATCGCGCTCCAGACGCGAATCTGGGCGGGCCTGCCGGGACAGACCTGCCGGAAGTCACCGATGATGTGAAGGCGCTGATGGAAGAGGCCTTGGCCCATCGGCAGGAGGTGCGCATGCAGCGGGCGAAGGTCAATCGGATTGGGATCGCTATCCGGCTCGGTGAAGTCATGAACCGTCCACTGTTCAGTCAGGGCTATAGCACGTTTGAACGCGGCATGAAGCCGGAAGCCTCCGAAGACGAATCACGCGTGTCCTACGGCCTGATGAGTAAATCTGGCGATCGACCCGACTATGCCCGCGCCGAAGCCTATCTCGCGGAAATGCGAGAGCGCCACGCCGCGACGAAAGCCGACCTGGATCAGGTCCGCGCACGAACAAAGGCCCTGGCCCAGACCGTGTTCGAACAAGCCATGATCGCGCAACGCCAGGTGGATCTCATCGATCAGGTCGTTTTGCCGCAGAGCCAATCTGCCTACGAAACAACGCTGAGTGCATACACATCGGACCGAATGTCGTTCATCGATCTTCTGGACGCCGAACGAGCGCTCATCCGTGCGCGACTGGAAGAACACGCGAGCCGACGAGATCTCAATCAGGCATTGCTCGAACTGGCGAGAACTCGTGGCCTCTTCTCTCTTCCGCCCCAGTCCGCACAGGAAGATGGCCCTCCAGAGCATTAGTGTGCGTCAAGGCAGACATCTGCCGGGGAATTCCGCAGTTCCAATGTGAAGAAAGAATGGATGGACGCTGCTTGCGATCCGAAGGGAGCCTCAGGAGTATTCGCGGGAGGGATTTCAGAAAATGCGATGATCGAAATCTTGTGATTCGCTCAGAACCCACTTTCGAATCTGGCTTGGGGTCCCTGGGAGCAGCTTGAATGGCCGGACAACACCTGGAAAAACAGCGACGCTACTGTCTAG
This genomic stretch from bacterium harbors:
- a CDS encoding TolC family protein; amino-acid sequence: MKRAKEKWPQVRLFATAILILVVLAGCASGTRKALDDYFKAEPLPYYEKSIGLAEESPGEDMGTESPAMAEIRAEVAPDDKFLEIAASFFDTSSEELQGAFDDLKSDEQLDETLGAQLELNEFLYALAIHNPSVKSARHRWKATLKQYSQAEFLETLVSEYRTFTRYLDVQTGKPMNKAMAQQQYPFPSTISLKGELVREQVRLAEIEWQKSLRDAVVEAGKDYFDYQYLVRAEASTRENLMLVQGLVDVVERRYGAGESSQPDLLRVQTELERQRTMLEDLRSKQKAVRARINAALDRAPDANLGGPAGTDLPEVTDDVKALMEEALAHRQEVRMQRAKVNRIGIAIRLGEVMNRPLFSQGYSTFERGMKPEASEDESRVSYGLMSKSGDRPDYARAEAYLAEMRERHAATKADLDQVRARTKALAQTVFEQAMIAQRQVDLIDQVVLPQSQSAYETTLSAYTSDRMSFIDLLDAERALIRARLEEHASRRDLNQALLELARTRGLFSLPPQSAQEDGPPEH